Genomic DNA from Mus caroli chromosome 3 unlocalized genomic scaffold, CAROLI_EIJ_v1.1 3_unlocalized, whole genome shotgun sequence:
GCCTGCTGTACCCTCTATGGGATCTCCTGGCAGTTTGACCCTTGCTGCAAGTACCAGGTGGAGTATGCCTATAAACTGTCCCGCCTGCCTCTGCACACACTCACCTCCTCCACACCAGTAGTGCTGGTTCGGAAGGACGACCTGCACAGAAAGAGACTGCACAACAcaatagccctggctgccctggtaTACTGTGTAAAGAAGGTTTATGAGCTCTATGCCGTATGACTGCAGGAGAGTGGGACGAGAAGCAGAACCACAGGGCCCACAGGACTCAGATCCCTACAGCAACACTGGGTTTTCTCTGTGAAGCAGCAGCACCTGGGAAAGTGTTTGGTTTAatacttgttatttttttaagcaaaaataaCAGATCATGGGTGTGCCAGGGGTTTCTTCAGCTCATTACACTAAGATGTCTATTTCCATAACCCAGGAGTGGCTCCCAGGCTGTGGAAGTCTGACTGAGCAGTGGAGTATGGATAGCCAATGCTACTTTCTGAGGGGTGTGAACTTGCTGTGGGGGTGTCTTAAGTGTATTGTTTAACTATACCATTCAGAAGCCAACTGGAAGCTATTGACCATTAAAAttatgagaattaaaaaaaaaaaaaagaattgacaaataggaatACATGACATTAGAAAGTATCTGTACATCAAAGAAAAACCATCAGTAATGAAAAGACAGAATGCCAATTATattcagataggggactaataggAGGTATAAAGAACTACAAAATTTAAACATGAAAGGGATGGGATGAGCGGGGCAGTGGTAGCACTCACCTTttgtcctagcacttgggaagcagagacaggtggatacCTACAGAGTGCACTCCTGGACAGTTAAAACCCtgtctcgggctggtgagatggcttagtgggtaagagcaccagactgctcttccaaaggtctggagttcaaatcccagcaaccacatggtggctcacaaccatccataacaagatctgactgccttttctggagtgtctgaagacagctacagtgtacttacatagaataaataaataaatcttaaaaaaaaaaaaaaaacctgtctcaaaaatacaaaacaaaacaaaaaatttaaaaaagaaagggaagggatgtAGCTTGATTGtcagtgtttgcctagcatgcacgaagcATGTTAAAATTGAATGTGGTGGcactgtaataccagcacttggaagaagAGGATCTTTGGCTCTTATTGGAATACAATGGCTATTATTGGAATACAAAGCAAGTTTAAGCCTAGCTTGGGCTACCTGAGACTGTctcaataacagcagcagcagcagcagcagcagcagcaaacaaacaaacaaacaaaccacattaCCAAACAACTGAAATTATACAACCAATAAATAGGTAATAAATTGAACAGATAGGAAGAAATTCAAGtgtcaaaaagcaaataaaaaacaaacaaaaaaacacctcaaATTAATACTACCTTGAGATTCTGTGGCACCCCAATCAGAATGGatatcattaagaaaacaaattaaatttacaagttcaaggtcagtctgatctacagacTCAATTCCAGGCCAATCAAGGCCACCTGGCcacccacacaaaataaatatgtaaagataaaaaagaattgaTCATTCTACTCTTACATCATTGCTTGTAAATCTAAATGATGGTGTGTCTTTTAGTTGCTTTGGGAATGGGGGAAGTTAGTCCCTGATAAAATGTACATTAGACCACACAAACTTATATATCACTTAAATTAATTAGCCCCAATAACTCAAATGTAAGCAATATGGTAAATGATACTTATCATCTTTACATACAAACAAGAATACACATGCTACCTGTAACAATATAGACAAGCTTTTTCTATGGCTGTAATTGTATActgcttttagaagaaaaaaaatattgaactgTCTAGAAATAGTTCTAAGTAGTAacagtgaattttattttcaaattttgatcaagaacaaaggaaataaagtagataaaaaaaatatccaagtCCGAAGTCACATATCCACAGAAATCAGGAACAGTACTGATCCATCTTAGTTGGTCCATCCTCTTTACACACTTGAAGTAAAAAATGCTTTCCAACCTGCCAAGAAGCTGACCGCATTCAGCACCAAAACAGAGCTGCGGCTCAGCTTCTGATCAAGATTTCAACATCCTAAGCAGGGAAAGAAACTCCACGAATCCAGACGTTCCACTGCCACGCCTGTGTCTCCAACTGGAAGGAAGGGAACCTCAGAGCTACTTGATGCTGCGGACTACTCTCCTGCagtggtttgttttcatttcctctaaCGCCTGCTCCAGCTGCTGAACCAAATGAAGCAGGGTAGCTGGGTCTGTCTGCAAATAATGAGTGCTGTGGTCGCCATTCTGATCGAGGTGCAGCTTTATGGTCACTGATGGCTTAATCTGTTGCCGGAGACTTCTGCTTGCAAGCTTGGAAACACAAGAGAGCACAGTAACTAGTAACTATGCTGCATAGATAGCACTTAAAGTACACTCTACTATGTAAAAATCCAATTCTAGGTGAACCACAAATGTCAAAAtgaaaagtaaactttaaaacagttggaaagaaaagcaacaagattgcagaagtggatgctcacagtcatctattggatggaatacagggcacccaatggaggagctagagaaagcacccaaggagctgaaggggtctgcaaccctataggtggaacaacaatatgaactaaccagtacctccagagctcatatttcaagctgcatatgtagcagaagatggcctagttggccatcactgggaagagaggccccttggtcttgcaaactttatatgccccagtactggggaatgccagggccaagaagtgggagtgggtgggtaggNggggaatgccagggccaagaagtgggagtgggtgggtaggggaacagaggggggggtgggggggtgttaggggacttttgggatagcatttgaaatgtaaatgaagaaaatatctaataaaaaatgtggggaaaaaaagattgCAAACGCAATCTTATGGTGTGGAAAGATTCCTTAGACAGGATAAAAGGGCACATGTTACAAGTTCAAGGTCGgcatggtctacacagcaagttctaggtcagccaaggctacatggtgggaccctgtctcaaagagccaaatataaataaatacattcatgccgggtgtggtggcacacgcctttaatcctagcactcgggaggcagaggcaggcggatttctgagtttgaggccagcctggtctacaaaagtgagttccaggacagccagggctatatacagagaaaccctgtctcgagaaaccaaaaataaaaaataaaaataaaataaataaaaaaaaatacattcattcagttaaataaaaaaaattaaagcagaggttggtaattttttttctgtaagtagCCAGATAACAAGTATTTTAGGCTGTGCACACCATATAGTTTCTGGTCCAATGAGTCAAttctgcctttgtattttaaGAGCAGCTACTATATGCAAACAAACATGGCTACACCAACTAAAACTTTATAGAGAGAAGTAAGTCAGCTGTGGTCAGTATGCTGAGTCCTAATTCAAACTGCAATTTAAGGCAGGCAGTGGTAAatgcctttaaactcagcactccagaggcagaagtagatgtctgcttggtctacagagagtttcatgacagtcagaactacacagagaaaccctgtctccgaaaacaaaatgaatgaatgaataaaaaaataaactgtaatttaaaaaggtaagaaaaagaGTACCAAGATACTAGTAAGACAAAAAAGGTTTATCCaatagaaagggggaaatgacTGTAAAGGCTTACattctttatatttctaaattcCCACTTTTGTTCTGATGCATCCAAGGAtgccaaattaattttttaaataactgctTCAATGTCACGTTTATCAAAGAATTTACAAGGGCTTCCTATTGTCTGCTATATTACATCTAAATTCTTACCAAATTTCTGTAACCCATTTtggcttctgtcttagtcagagtttctattcctgcacaaacatcatgaccaagaagcagttggggaggaaagggtttattcggcttacacttccatgctgctgttcatcaccaaaggaagtcaggactggaactcaaNCAGGTCAGGNagcaggagctgatgcagaggccatggagggatgttctttactggcttgcNtcccctggcttgctcagcctgctctcttatagaaccaagactaccagcccagagatggtcccacccacaaggggctctccccacttgatcactaactgagaaaatgccttacagttgtatctcatggaggcatttccccaactgaagctcctttctctgtgataactccagcctgtgtcaagttgacacaaaactagccagtacagcttcCTTATTTCAGGTTACACAGTCTCCACTGTGATAATGACGCACAAACTTTGATTCCTATTACCAATATCTGGatttgtagtggctattcctggttgtcaactggactatatttggaatgaactacaatccagaattagaaggctcaccagtgacccttatctggaggcttcgagatccttatctggatcttggtatggagatcttgagccatagtggctatggattccagaagattaaatctccgagtttaaggagatttaatctgggctacacctttcatctgggattaaaggtgtggtggaacacacctttaatctgggctacaccttctgctggagacaatataaggacattggaagaagggagtctagctcttgctccttcgcctgcttgccgtgagactgagtaactgctagatccttgaacttccattcacagctgcgactgaaccattgttgggaattgggctgccgactgtaagtcatcaataaattcttttactatatagagactatccatagagttctgtgactctagagaaccctgactaatacaggattaaaagagagattttaaaatttctgCTCTCCAGGCCAAACTTTATACTAGTATCATCAGAATCAGATAGGGCACGGCACTAATATCAGATTATTTAAGTCAGAGAACCAGTACACTGTTCTACAATCTATCTCTGATTTCAATCCCTGAATTCCTATGAGCCTTTAAAACTTAGGTTCTCagccgggggtggtggcgcacgcctttaatcccagcactcgggaggcagaggtaggcggatttctgagttcgaggccagcctggtctacagtgtgagttccaggacagccaaggctacacagagaaaccctgtctcgaaaaaccaaacaaaacaaaacaaaacaaaacaaaacaaaacaaaacttaggtTCTGTCTTCTGTCAAAAATATAGACTTTTGTTTTCTATATCAGTTTTTATTCAGAAATGTATGTTTTGTTAAAACAATTATTTCAGTTTATGAGCACACATAGACCACAAGCTATAAACCTTTTGAAACAGTTGctattttattaatgagactgTACTTTTTCACCTATAGAAGTTTGTTTTACAACTGTCCTAAACTACTAGCTATTTTAACAACCCTAAGCAGACAATAGATAACATCTTTCTAGTTGAAAAAGTACCTCACACTTGTTACCCAGAAtggtctcaaactcctgggcTAGTGGCTCCattgcttcagcctctcaagtaaCTGAGACTTGGGGTCTGTATTGGGCCTGGATCCTGGATTTATGAGTCTTCCAAAATAGCTAAATGACAAATCTTTTCAAAAACAATGTTTTACAAGAGAAGCCAGACACCAATGATTTTTTTGTGTTCTGTGTAAGTTTCTGTGTTCCAGTGCTAGAGCTTCAAGCTTGGGTCTCGTATATACTAGGAGAATGTTCTACCAGAACTAACCCCAGCCCTACATAGGAGGGTTGCCTCAGTCACTGCATGTGTACACAGataaaatgagttaaaaaaaaaaactgcattaaATACTTCCGATGGTGGTTACCtttggagaggagggaaggaaccaTAATTAAtaggaggttaaaaaaaaaaaaaaagaatgtctctgGGGTCCTGGTCACGGTCACATCTATTTTGAGTATGTGACTATGTGATATTGAGTACACAGACTTGTACACTTTTCTTTGTGTACAAGAGAGAACTGTGTCTTTAAACTAAGCATTgccaaaaaccaaagcaaaacaaacaaacaagtctgtTTCTTAAACCATACTTCTTATCAACTTTTCAAATTACGGTCTttgggatggttcagtgggttaAGGCATTTGCTGCTatgcctgactacctgagttcaatcccttcAGAcaaacttctgaaagttgtcctctgacctctacacaagtgacattcatgtacacatacattaaataaacacatgtaataaaaacaaattaaaaacctttGCAAATTAAACTCAGTAAatcaaattagaaataaaatgagcTGCTTGTGAAATGACCCAAAATGACCATTAAaatctacatttttgttttcacaCCAGAGCTTGGTTAAGTTGGTAAATAACagatttaagaaaaggaaaagccatACCTGTACATCTAGCCGCCACTCAAGACTATGGTAACTGGGAAGACGAGGTGCTAACTCGTTCAGAATAGTTCTGATCTCCTTTCTGTTGTCCAGGTACAGCTGAAGCAATAATTTGTTTAGTTCTTCAGAGAATCCCAGAACAAAGACAGAGTCTTGGAAATCCAGTTCAGAAATCTAAAGGTAAATTGAGTTCAACAGAACACTGGTATTTATCTTTGTCTAGTAAATGCTAAACCATTTCTACACACAAAAGTACATTATATCCTCTAATTCTATTTAGAACATTCCTTACAGACCCACCATTCCGAAATCCAAGttactaatatacaaaataaccttattaaaataggaaagaaattaagatgcctaattttatttaatatttttccatcAAGCCAGATACTGACTgctgatacattttaaaaaatgcaatattTCATTCTCCCATCTCCTGACACACATGGGTGATGGCACATGATGCAGAAAAAGAGACAATTATAATTTAAACCGGCAAGAGGTATTCATATTAGATAATGCCAATAGCACTGTTTTGGTATACTGCACAAATTCGATTATGAGTTAGAAATATTGTAATAGGTGCCTGTTTGAAAGGATCTGGGTGATACAATACAGTTCTCAGAAGTCTTACCATGAGCTTTGAGCTCTCCGTGAGGAGATACGTTAATCCTTCCACACCATGCTGGATAGTGTCACTACTCACGTTCAGTTTTCctaaggtggtggtggtgaagaaataaacagattatcaatttgtttaaaaataaacacattcaaTTGCTCTGTTTTcaaacaatacaataaaaatgagttaagCGGGGACTACTGTTCCTTCTTAACCCACTCCACTAACAGAGGCCTTGGCTATTTCCCTCCAAGCCAGCCTAACAAAACACAAAcctgtgaacagacacacaaAGCCCCTTCAAGCCAGGCAGAAGGAGAAGTCAGCAGAGAGGTTCTtaatctcaccccaccccactccagttTAGCAAAAAAGCAGTTTCTGGGTAGCAAATGTTTACTAAACACTTCGATGACAGTTCCACTTCTTTAGCATGCGGTATTTTATTAAGCACCAGAATATTTCTAAAAGGCAGGTGGCActgtattcattttaaatatgaagataTTTGTTCCATACTAGTTATAAAATCGCGCAGCTCCTTGCAGAGTGTGCGCCTTGACTGACTGCTCTGCGGGGTTTTAAGGGGCTGCCATAGGAACAAGACCCTAGGACCTGCAAAGGCTCCTGCGGAGAAAGAGAATGGATCGCACTCTCCAGCTCCACAGACAGAGCCCGTCCTCCCCCTTTCTTACTGGCGGCGCCTTCGTAGATCTTCGGGTTTGAGCCCCGTCGGAGGAACTCCACGGCGATCCTCCCGAACTCGGCGACCACTGCAACGGAAGTCAGCAGCAGGCCGTGAGTGCCGGGCTGTCCCCCGGTTTGTCCCCGCCGCAAGCACCCTGCAAGCACTCCCTTACCTGCAGTGTCCACTTGCGGCAGGAAGGCCAGGTGCTCCTTGTGCTCCTCGGACAAATCCAGCAGCATCTTAGCGGCTCTTCGGACTTTGCCACCCGGCGCCGGCCCCGCCCTCACCACTTCCGACCTCTGTGCAGGCAAAAAGAGGCTCCGGCGGGCGTCGCGGTACAGCCCATGCTTTGGGTTCCGGTTTCTGGCAGCCCTAGGAGCACGGTATCGTCCGGTTCACTCTATAGGAGTGAAGGGAGGCAGTGAACGCTGGTAAAAAGAGTTGAAGGTACAAGTCTTCCACTCATTCATGAGCCATCCTGCAAAAGTGTAATAtgtagtgctggagagatggttcagtggttaagatctcttgttgctcttgcagaagaaccAGGTTCGGTTCCAGTACTCACGTGGTGTCTCTCAACCATCACTAACTCTAGTTTTGGGTATATAACACTctcttatacacatacatacatacatacatacatgcatcatGATGTAGTGACTATTTTGTACACTCCACAAATACCTTGAAGAAACTACACTGTGACTACACTATGAGCAAAGGTCTTTGCGTTGGTTTCTGAAGATACAGCCCCAACTAGGGTAGTTTTGAATAGTTTGTGTAGGACTTTGTGTTATCACAAGCCTTCATGATCCTTAAATAAGCCTGTGAACGTGTCCACTTAGGCAAGAAAGGGAGCACTTTCCTTGGCTGCCCAGCCAAAGAACTGCTACTCTTGGTACAAAAGGGAAGATGCTAACCAAACATACCTTCGTTTACATGTGAGGTTTGCTTCAAATGGTGCAAACACCATTTCTTCAGATTTAGAAGCTGGCTGCTCAGTTCATGAGCAGGTAGGGATAGACACACCCTACACTGTATCCCTTGCTGCTACAACTTTGGACTCAATAAAAGGCTTCTCTCTAGGGGTCTTTTCTTGCCCACTTCTGGAAGCAGATACAGTGCTGTAGCAGCAATGATAAAAGCAGCCATTTGGCAGCAGCTGCGACAGCTGAGCATCCTGAACATCAAGCCATAGAAGTGACAGCACAGCCTGATTCTTGCCAGCAGAAGAGGGAGAGCTGAGAGGCAGGAAACATAAAATAACCAGTTTCTTAGGAACTGAAGAGGGATAGAAGATGGTAAAAATTCAAACAGACTGGGTgggtaagatagctcagtgggtaaaagctgCTTGCTGCGAAGCCTGAAGACAAGAGTTCAACCCCTGGGACCCTCATGgtagaagagaaaactgactcctatgagttgttctctgactcaCCAACATACACTGAGGCACATGTGTTCACATATTAATgcactcctcccctctctcccttttctcaccctctctctcttcctaatgtcataaaaattattttagaaataatcaaAGAGTTCTTGAGTTCTAGGGAGCCAATGTTTTTAACTACCCCAGGCCCAGGAGCTACACAATTGTCTACCACCAAGGGGTGAGGAATTGGATACCTGCCTATTTAGAATCTTCAGTGCTGGCTACTGCCCAAGACTAAGgtatcttgattatttttttacaCCTATAAAAGAGTCTTGGTACTGTAGACCTGTACAAGAGCCATGAACCTTGTAGAAGTAAGGATTCCACTACCAATGTTAGATTTCTGAAGTAGCACAACATTAGATTTCTGAGGCAGCTTAAAGAAACAGCTTATAGAGGCAGGAAATAGACCAGTTTGATCTCAATGGATGGAACTCTTTACTTCAAACCGTAAGGGCAGGCACAGGATGAAGGCAGTGTCTTCAAAAGGAAAGCTTGGGCTTATGTAGGCAGTTTGGGAATGCAACTGCTAGGGCTACATGTAAGCCTGTAGTTTCTCCATCCTGGAGCTGTTTATCCACACAGGTCTGTTTATCTTTAGAAACTCCCTTGCCTGGATATCAGGATGCAAGGGCAGAGTGGGCAGATGAGTTTGGAAATGGCAGTGAGGAGGAAAGAactggagggttttgttttgtttgtttttgtggtcttctgagacaggttctctcctCATTACTGCCTGGAACAACTTCTGTAgaagggctggccttgaactcagaggtctgctggcctctgcctcctgagtgctgggattaaagcgatgcgccaccatgcctggcaagagGTTGGAGTTTCAACATAGTGGCAGGGGATTTCAGCAAGCTTTAGGGAAGAAAAGCTCTTTAGTCAGAGTCTGACGCTGTTTGTTCAAGGTCTATTCCAACACTAAGGCCTGCCCAGGGATCATAACACTTGCAGGGTTAGGAATGTTACTATCAGAAATCTGCAAAGGAGATGTAACCGTAGAGGCTACCACCTGCTACTGGGCCCATCTGCTGCTGCCTTCTGCTGTCAAGGGTTAGAAAACTCACCAGAGGCTAGCACCGGAAGAACTTCTTCTTTCCTACCTGTGACTTCTGAGGAGGACAGGAGGCCTCTGGCCAGCTGCTTGGAAACATTTGAACTTGTTTGTTAGGCCTTGAAGCAAGTGTTAGGGAGGCATGTCAAATGAGAGCTCCTTTCTGTTGTGGTGGAAGTGTGAAATTGCAAAGGCACCTAAAAAACTCTTAGACAATTCCTTTCGATGATAATTTTGTACTCACCTTATAATCAAGTAATTCTGTTCTTAGGTATTtaatgctcccccaccccaaacactGAAAACAGATATCCAGAAAACACTTTGACAGTACTGTCCAAAaatactttattcataatatctcAGAAATGGTGACAGTCTAAATTTCTATGTATGACAATAGATGATATGATACATCCACAAACAGAATTCTAACTACTaaggaagtaataaaaaaaaaaaaatcgagcaCTGGGTGGAGTGTAACAGCTCATCCTTAtaattcctagcacttgggaggtggaggaagaaggatAGCCACAGATTTTAGAGTAATTTGGACTACAAAAttatagttccaggccagccagaaccaCACATTAAATCATGCCTCATAATAACAAAGCcctagccaggcagtagtggcgcacgcctttaatcccagcactcgggaggcagagacaggcggattcctgagtttgaggccagcctggtccaatgagtgagttccaggacagccagggcgacacagagaaaccctgtctcgaaaaaccaaaaaaaccaaaacaaacaaacaaaaaaccaaaagtgcCATTGATAAACGCAGCAATGTAAATGAATCACAAGCCAGCAGACCTCGAGTGAACAACAGTGTTCCAAGTGTGTTGCACATCTTTTCTAGAAGGTAACTTTGGAACAGCGTTGTCCTTCAAGGTTGAGATTTATTCAACAGCTTAACTGACGTCCCAGGGGTAACTCAGCCGTTCTGCATGTTGACTGGGGTATTCTTTACACAGACACAAGCTTGTTAGATCCACTACCTGTTACATGTAATATCCATGTGTAAGCTCATCAGATGTAAGCTTTActtcagtttgaaaaaaaataatagcaagaGATACTCCAGCAGGAGTTAAAAATGTCTAAACCTAGGAGCTTTTGGTAACTCTCAGGGACCTTGTTATATAGAGTTTTATTTAAGAGTTATCTTATTACTTCTTTGTTTATATGACTTTTAAACTCCAGAGAATTAACACAAACTCAGGAAAAACAAAGgtaaaaaatatgataaaaattctaaattcccatttctttttctttctttctttctttctttctttctttctttctttctttctttctttctttctttctttctttctctctttctttcttctttctttttttcttttgtttgatttttggttttgagacagggtttctctgtgtagccctggctgtcctggaactcactttgtagaccaggctggcctcgaactcagaaatctgcctgcctttgcccaccgagtgctgtgattaaaggtgtgtggcaccatgcctggctgccatttcttttttaagatctatttattttctgtgagagtgcactgtagctgtcttcagacacaccagaagagggcatcagatcccattacagatggttgtgagccactatgtggttactgggaattaaactcaggacctctggaagagcagtcaatgctcttaatcactgagccatctccctagcctgcCAAACTCTTAATCTTATATCCTCCTTGATTTCCTAACCCCCACAGGCAACTTCTGTTgtcagcttttgtttgttttcctatgaGTTCTTTCTGAGACTCTAATGGAGGGTACATTCTTAAATTTTGACATCAGAACAGTATTGTCTTTTAAGAATTTAAGTGccgggggctggggagatggttcagtggctaagagcactggcttctctttcagaggccttgagttcaaatcccagcaaccacatgatggctcacaaccatctataaagggacccgatgccctcttctggtgtgtctgaagacagctacagtgtactcacacacataaaataaattaaaacaaaaaaagaaattaaatgccaTTTGGATGTCTATATCCCTGATAGTTAACCTTGGATGTccacttgactgtatctggagtTGACTAAGAGATGTCTCCAAAGCTCACccgtgagggattatctagacaAAAGTTAGCCCCTGAGGATGTGTGGGAGGGGTTTTCTTGATTGGGTTATTTAAAAGTGAGTAGATCCACCTTAAATGGCATCTTCTACAGGCAGCTCTCTCTTCTATTGCTgccaagagacaccatgagcaaggcaactcttatgaacgAAAGCATTTAGctgggggctggcttatagtttcagaggtttattctGTTATCATCCTAATGAGGAGCACACCAGGTCCAttagctgag
This window encodes:
- the Commd2 gene encoding COMM domain-containing protein 2, with amino-acid sequence MLLDLSEEHKEHLAFLPQVDTAVVAEFGRIAVEFLRRGSNPKIYEGAARKLNVSSDTIQHGVEGLTYLLTESSKLMISELDFQDSVFVLGFSEELNKLLLQLYLDNRKEIRTILNELAPRLPSYHSLEWRLDVQLASRSLRQQIKPSVTIKLHLDQNGDHSTHYLQTDPATLLHLVQQLEQALEEMKTNHCRRVVRSIK